The proteins below are encoded in one region of Canis lupus dingo isolate Sandy chromosome 30, ASM325472v2, whole genome shotgun sequence:
- the LOC112675430 gene encoding olfactory receptor 4F21-like yields the protein MGGLNDSVVTEIVLLALSCSWEKKLFLILVCSLLYLAVILGNLFILFLVIFDSHLHSPMYFLLANLSLIDVCLSSTTVPKIIKDLLNEYKVISFQGCMAQICFIHIIGGVEMVLLIAMAFDRCTAICKPLHYLKIMNSKICISFVITGWVTGVIHAMSQFLFVINLPFCGPNKVDSFYCDFPKIIKLACTDAVKFEFIVTANSGFMSMGTFFLLILSYSFILITVWKRSSGELSKAFVTLSAHITVVFLFFTPCMFLYVWPSPPPSIDKNLFIVDFAIIPALNPTIYTLRNKDTKVAIKRLSKKISYSRFC from the coding sequence ATGGGTGGATTAAATGATTCTGTGGTCACAGAGATTGTGTTACTGGCCCTTTCTTGTTCTTGGGAGAAAAAGCTCTTTCTCATCTTGGTATGTTCTTTGCTCTATTTAGCAGTCATCTTgggaaatctttttattttgtttttggtaatttttgattCTCACCTACATTCTCCCATGTACTTTCTGCTGGCCAACCTGTCCCTCATTGATGTGTGTCTTTCCTCTACCACAGTTCCCAAAATAATCAAAGACCTCTTAAATGAATACAAAGTAATTTCTTTCCAAGGTTGTATGGCACAGATATGCTTCATCCACATCATAGGAGGAGTGGAGATGGTATTACTCATAGCCATGGCATTTGACAGATGTACAGCAATATGTAAACCTCTTCACTACTTGAAAATCATGAactctaaaatatgtatttcattcgTAATCACTGGATGGGTAACGGGAGTGATTCATGCTATgtctcagtttttatttgttataAACTTGCCTTTTTGTGGGCCTAATAAAGTAGACAGCTTTTACTGTGACTTTCCTAAGATCATAAAACTTGCATGCACAGATGCAGTCAAGTTTGAGTTTATCGTTACTGCCAACAGTGGCTTCATGAGCATGGGCACCTTCTTCCTGCTAATCCTTTCCTACTCATTCATTTTGATTACAGTCTGGAAACGTTCTTCAGGAGAATTATCCAAGGCATTTGTTACTTTGTCAGCTCACAtcactgtggtttttttgtttttcaccccATGCATGTTTCTGTACGTCTGGCCTTCTCCCCCACCTTCAATTGATAAAAATCTGTTCATTGTGGATTTTGCTATCATCCCTGCCCTGAATCCTACCATCTATACACTAAGGAACAAAGACACAAAGGTAGCTATAAAAAGACTGAGCAAAAAGATATCTTATTCCAGATTTTGTTGA